From the genome of Helicoverpa zea isolate HzStark_Cry1AcR chromosome 1, ilHelZeax1.1, whole genome shotgun sequence, one region includes:
- the LOC124634147 gene encoding uncharacterized protein LOC124634147 — protein MYALRTAHYGPTEGLVDDDALPRNTLHSVYKFGWCTPDVIQKVFLRKRANITLSDFQSTQATYIYLLEDGETIRYWLACIVMKIYVPRKFMFRKSRLPLYYCQGDLHFVWKLTFQKIDLHEFYLHYLLNIPANFFFEFYHATPL, from the exons ATGTATGCGCTGCGAACAGCGCATTATGGCCCAACCGAGGGCCTGGTTGATGACGACGCGCTACCCagaa ATACCTTACACAGTGTCTACAAGTTTGGCTGGTGTACACCTGATGTaattcaaaaagtatttttgcgCAAAAGAGCCAACATCACATTGTCAGACTTTCAGTCAACACAAGCTACTTACATTTAT TTATTAGAAGATGGAGAGACAATAAGATACTGGCTTGCATGCATCGTGATGAAGATCTACGTGCCTCGCAAGTTCATGTTCCGAAAAAGTCGTTTGCCACTGTACTACTGTCAAGGAGACCTGCATTTCGTATGGAAGCTGACGTTCCAAAAAATTGACCTACACGAGTTCTATCTTCACTACCTCCTTAACATACCAGCGAACTTCTTCTTTGAATTCTATCATGCTACTCCTTTATAA